Proteins encoded by one window of Sus scrofa isolate TJ Tabasco breed Duroc chromosome 12, Sscrofa11.1, whole genome shotgun sequence:
- the GPRC5C gene encoding G-protein coupled receptor family C group 5 member C, which yields QRLGVRHGETHQGGPRACLRARTGTCGEGEPAREVCWAAPQTAFQRESRVQKVSARECVRAPACGGVAVNSNNPQASLARNSDLPPKPESATRPQPGDAGPPSLRERSRAWGEASARASDGARPAQPGSRGEAGRAPRSPAGAPPLQVPAGPGPAPYPESLPPLRAPRLELAPNAAPELGRRRVPAGKRSLLFLEQLPLPRGTQLEAGLGARMAVHKALLMCLGLPLFLFSAAHGQSHAPPGCSPDLNPLYYNLCDRSEAWGIVLEAVAGAGIITAFVLTIILVASLPFVQDTKKRSLLGTQVFFLLGTLGLFCLVFACVVKPDFSTCASRRFLFGVLFAICFSCLVAHVFALNFLVRKNHGPRGWVTFTVALLLSLVEVIINTEWLIITLVRGGGGEAGPPGNGSAGGASASPCAIANMDFVMALIYVMLLLLCAFTGAWPALCGRFKRWRKHGVFVLLTTATSIAIWVAWIVMYTYGNRQHHSPSWDDPTLAIALAANAWVFVLFYVIPEVSQVTKASPEQSYQGDLYPTRGVGYEAILKEQKGQSMFVENKAFSMDEPASGKRPVSPYSGYNGQLLTSVYQPTEMTLMHKAPSEGAYDVILPRATANSQVMGSANSTLRAEDIYAAQSLQEATLPKEGKNSQVFRNPYVWD from the exons CAAAGACTAGGAGTCCGCCACGGAGAGACGCACCAAGGTGGCCCCCGCGCGTGTCTGCGTGCGCGCACTGGGACGTGCGGAGAGGGAGAGCCCGCCCGCGAGGTGTGCTGGGCGGCACCCCAAACCGCTTTCCAGAGAGAAAGCCGAGTCCAGAAAGTGAGTGCGCGTGAGTGTGTGCGCGCGCCCGCGTGCGGGGGCGTGGCAGTAAACAGCAACAACCCACAAGCCAGCTTGGCCAGAAACTCCGATCTCCCTCCGAAGCCGGAAAGTGCGACTCGTCCGCAGCCCGGAG ACGCCGGCCCACCCTCGCTGAGAGAAAGGAGCCGAGCTTGGGGAGAGGCCAGCGCGAGAGCAAGCGACGGAGCGAGGCCAGCTCAGCCCGGGTCCCGCGGAGAGGCAGGCCGTGCGCCCCGATCCCCTGCCGGGGCCCCGCCACTCCAGGTCCCGGCTGGGCCTGGCCCCGCGCCCTACCCGgagtccctcccacccctgcgTGCGCCCCGCCTGGAGTTGGCCCCAAACGCCGCGCCGGAGCTGGGCAGGCGGCGCGTCCCAG CTGGGAAGAGGTCCCTCTTGTTCCTGGAGCAGCTTCCTCTCCCAAGAG GGACCCAGCTGGAGGCTGGCCTGGGAGCCAGGATGGCCGTCCACAAAGCCTTGCTGATGTGCCTGGGACTCCCTCTCTTCCTGTTCTCCGCAGCCCACGGCCAGAGCCATGCCCCACCCGGCTGCAGCCCGGACCTCAACCCCCTCTATTACAACCTGTGTGACCGCTCGGAGGCCTGGGGCATCGTCTTGGAGGCAGTGGCGGGGGCGGGCATCATCACCGCCTTTGTCCTCACCATCATCCTTGTGGCCAGCCTCCCGTTTGTGCAGGACACCAAGAAGCGGAGCCTGCTAGGGACCCAGGTGTTCTTCCTTCTGGGGACCCTGGGCCTCTTCTGCCTCGTCTTTGCCTGCGTGGTGAAGCCTGACTTCTCCACCTGTGCCTCTCGGCGCTTCCTCTTTGGGGTCCTGTTCGCCATCTGCTTCTCCTGCCTGGTGGCCCACGTCTTTGCCCTCAACTTCCTGGTCCGGAAGAACCACGGGCCCCGGGGCTGGGTGACCTTCACCGTGGCCCTGCTGCTGAGCCTCGTGGAGGTGATCATCAACACGGAGTGGCTGATCATCACGCTGgtgcggggcgggggcggtgaGGCTGGCCCTCCGGGCAACGGCAGCGCCGGCGGGGCCAGCGCCTCCCCCTGTGCCATCGCCAACATGGACTTTGTCATGGCACTCATCTATgtcatgctgctgctgctgtgtgcCTTCACGGGGGCCTGGCCTGCCCTGTGCGGCCGCTTCAAGCGCTGGCGGAAGCATGGGGTCTTCGTGCTGCTGACCACGGCCACCTCCATCGCCATCTGGGTGGCGTGGATTGTCATGTACACCTATGGCAACCGGCAGCACCACAGCCCCTCGTGGGACGACCCCACGCTGGCCATCGCCCTCGCCGCCAACGCCTGGGTCTTCGTCCTCTTCTATGTCATCCCTGAGGTCTCCCAGGTGACCAAGGCCAGCCCGGAGCAAAGCTACCAGGGGGACCTGTACCCGACCCGGGGCGTGGGCTATGAGGCCATCCTGAAGGAGCAGAAGGGCCAGAGCATGTTTGTAGAAAACAAAGCATTTTCCATGGACGAGCCGGCCTCAG GTAAAAGACCGGTGTCACCGTACAGCGGGTACAACGGGCAGCTGCTGACCAGCGTCTACCAGCCCACTGAGATGACTCTGATGCACAAAGCCCCG TCTGAAGGAGCTTACGACGTCATCCTCCCTCGGGCCACCGCCAACAGCCAGGTGATGGGCAGTGCCAACTCCACGCTGCGGGCCGAGGACATATACGCGGCCCAGAGCCTCCAGGAGGCCACGCTGCCGAAGGAAGGCAAGAACTCTCAGGTCTTTAGAAATCCCTATGTGTGGGACTGA